CGAAGCCGGACGGGCCCTGATCGGACCCGCGCGGCAGGTGATACGGGATCTGCAGACAGCGGGCGAGACGATCGACGCGGTCAAAGGGTTGCGGCACGGCCGCGTGGACATCGCCAGCATGCCCTCTCCAGCGATCGACCCACTCAGCGGCATGATCAGCCGGTTCTCCGCGCATGCACCCGAGGTCACGGTCAATGTCATGGCGACACCGACGGTCGAGCGAACCCTCGAGGCCGTCCGCTCCGGCTCGTGCGAGATCGGAGTGCTCGGCACGCCACACGCGCTGCACGAAGCAGATCTGGCCACCCGTCGCCTGGGCAGCCAACGATTCGTCGTGATCAGCAGCGCGGACGACGACACACCGGGTGACCTCATCGACCGTGGCGAGCTGGCCGGCCGGAAGACGATCGTGGGTCCACGCGGGACCGGTATGCGTCTACTCATCGAGGAGATGCGCGACAGTGGCATCGACTTGTCGGTCGTCGTCGAGACCGAGCATCGAGAAGCGATCCTGACTCTGGTCGCCGACGGAGTCGGCAGCGCGGTGCTGACCGATGGCTGGGCCCCGGTCGCACGCCGAATGGGGCTTCGCGTGTTCGATCTGGACCCGCCGGCCTACCTGCACCTGTGGATGATCACCAGGAAGGCTCCGGCCACGCCGGCAGCACGGCATTTCTGGGACATGCACGACGACGGCGGTGACGAGCGCGGATAGGCGTTTCCTATGTCTTGGCCAGTCAACTTCTGTTGGACACCCGTCGCCGCGGCGACCTTGACTGGTCGCGGACGTCGTCCCGACGAACGGATCGTGACAGGAGAACTTCATGGCCAACCGCGTGTTTCGCATCGCCGCCGTCCCCGCGGACGGGGTCGGCTCCGAGGTGGTCCAGGCGGGCA
This genomic stretch from Actinopolyspora halophila DSM 43834 harbors:
- a CDS encoding LysR family transcriptional regulator; the protein is MDTRELGYFLAVVDHDGFGRAAEHLHLAQPSLSQAIKALERRLGTPLFHRTSKGVVLTEAGRALIGPARQVIRDLQTAGETIDAVKGLRHGRVDIASMPSPAIDPLSGMISRFSAHAPEVTVNVMATPTVERTLEAVRSGSCEIGVLGTPHALHEADLATRRLGSQRFVVISSADDDTPGDLIDRGELAGRKTIVGPRGTGMRLLIEEMRDSGIDLSVVVETEHREAILTLVADGVGSAVLTDGWAPVARRMGLRVFDLDPPAYLHLWMITRKAPATPAARHFWDMHDDGGDERG